DNA sequence from the Marinilongibacter aquaticus genome:
GGCACCGATAAATCGCGTACGTTTATTTCTGGCGGCTATTACCAAGAAGAAGGAGCCGTAAAAGGATACAATTACGAGCGTTACAGCTTTCGCATGAATTTGGATTACGATGTGAATTCCAAATTGACAATCAGTCCGAAATTGGCCATGAACTCAAACAACCGCAGCGACAGGCAACATTCGCTGTACGAAATGTATTTGAATATGCCTTGGGATTCGCCATATGATGCAAACGGCGAACTGATTAATCCGAGAACGACCGATGTGTGGTATGGTCGCGACCAAAGCAATTACCTGTACGATTTGCAATGGAATTATGGCCGCAGCAGCGAATTCAACATGTTTGGAAATTTCGACTTCCAATACGATATCACCAAAACATTAAAGTTTGTATCGACAAACGGCTTGACCTTGTACAATTCCGACGGATTGGGCTACACGGATCCACAATCCATTTCGGGCGAAGCCAATCAGGGTTCGGTTAGCAACAGCAACGCGAAGCGTGTCACTCGCTTTACCAACCAAATGTTGCGTTACACCAATTCATTTGGCAATCACCGCATCAACGCTTTGGCGGCATACGAATACAACGATTACAATTACATGGGTAATTCGGCAAAAGGAATCGGCATTATCAGCGGCAACCAGATTTTGGATGGGACATCGAGCCCCAATGATGTATCGGGTACACGAAACGAGTATGCTTTGCAGTCATTGTTGATGAATGTGGATTACAATTACGACGACCGTTACCATGCCCAATTCTCGATCCGTCGAGATGGAGCGTCGAATTTTGGCGAGAACAGCAAGTACGGTACTTTCTACGCCATGAGCGGGGGTTGGAATATACACAAAGAGAGCTTTTTCAATGTGAGAGCGATCAATGCCTTGAAACTGCGTGCCAGCTACGGTGGAGTAGGGAACAGACCGGGTTCATTGTATCCGCAGTATGATTTGTACGGCATTGACAACAGCTACAACAGCAGCCCAGCAGCTACACCAACGCAATTGGGCAATTCTGATCTTTCTTGGGAAAAATCATACGAAACGAACATCGGTTTGGATAGCCGCTTGTTCAATCGTCTGAGCTTGACAATGGAATATTACGTAAAGAATACATCGGGGCTTTTGTATTATGTAAAATTGCCTTCGGTGACGGGATACGATGGATACTGGGAAAATATCGGCGGCGTAGTCAACAAAGGCTTTGAAGCCATCGTGTCTTACGACGTGATCCAGAACAAACCTTTTACATGGACTTTGGATTTCAATATTGGGCTTAACCGCAACAAAATCACCGAATTGTACGACGATCAGGAGATCGACCGAGGCACAAAGATTTTTAAAGAAGGCTATAATCTCGATACTTGGTACATGCGGAAATGGGCTGGTGTGGATCCTGCCACCGGAAACCCAACGTGGGAAATCAGAGACAAGGAAACCGACGAGGTGACCATCAGCCAAGATTACAATACGGCGAACAAGCAAATTTTGGGCAATTCTACTCCGAAATTCTTCGGTGGCTTCTCTTCAAGCATGAGCTACAAAAACTTCTCTTTACGTGCCAATTTTACCTACGTGAAGGGCAATATGATTTACAACCAATCGCGTGAGCTTTACGATGCGGATGGAGCGTATCCAACATACAACCAACAAGTGTTGGCCGATGGCTGGTCGCGTTGGGAAAAGCCAGGCGACATTGCTACGCACCCGAAAGCCTATTATGGTGGAAACAACAACTCGAACAAGGTGTCTTCTCGTTACTTAGAAGATGGCAGCTATTTGAGGTTGCGGAACGTGACCTTGGCCTACAATTTGCCTTCATCTGTGGCTGAGAAACTGCGTATGAGCAATTTGGGCATCTATATATCAGGCGATAACCTGCTCACGTTTACCAAATTTTCGGGCATGGATCCTGAAGTGGGAGACAGTGGTACATACAACACGCTTTACCCACTCACGCGAAGAATGGTGTTGGGCTTAAACCTAACTTTTTAATCATGAAAAGGACATTTGAAATGAAAAAAATAGCATTAAGTATATTGCTTTTGGCAGGCATGAGCTCCTGCGATATAGACCGTTTTCCCTATAATTCCATCGAGTCGGGTAGTTTGTTTGAAGATGAGGGCGGGCTTACTTCGGCCACATTGGGAAATTACTCTTTGTTGAAAGGTAAAAAGGACGAGTCGGCGTGGTTTGATGACTGGCAGCGTTTGGCCGAATATCCCGGCGACAACGTGTCTTTGAGCGGAACCACAACCGACAACCTGTTTTATTTCTACAATTACAAAAACATCCCGAACAACAGCCGATCCTCGCGATTCTGGAGTTTCTCTTACCGTGCGGTAGTGGGGTGCAACAAGGTGATTGAAGCCGCAACCGAAGGACAGTCGGAAACAATGGATCAATTGATCGGTGAAAACTATTATATCCGGGCTTTGATTTATTTCCAAATGGCCAATATCTACGGACGTCCTTACACACAAGGACGCGATAACTTGGCCGTTCCGCTAAAGCTGTCTACGGATATAGAAGAAAAGCCAGACCGCAATACGGTGGGCGAGGTTTACGATCAGGTAGTGGAAGATTTGATGAAAGCCGAAGGCTTAATGAATCAAGCGAAATCGGCATCTTATGCCACAAAAGAAGCGGCTCAGGCTCTATTGTCGCGTGTGTATCTGTACATGGGCGAAAACCAAAAGGCGATTGAGTATGCCGATAAGGTGATAAATTCTGGACGTTACTCTTTGTTGGGCACAGAAGATTTCAAGCAGTACAATGTGTTTACACCTGAAAACAACGCAGAAACCATTTTTGCCATTAAGTTCACGAAAGAGTCGGACTATGGACACGGCTGGTACACTATTGGTTCGCTTTACGCCAATATCAAAGGTACGGGTTGGGGCGAAATGTACGCGTCCAAAAGTTACCTCGACTTATTGCACGAAAACGCTAACGATGCCCGCGAGGCTTTCATCGATCCGCAATACCTGACGGATGACAATGGCGATGAAATACCGAATGTGATGTGGGTTGATGCCAATTACAAATACCAAACTCGCCCTACTTATGAAGAGGCTGGCAAATTGTATTTCGATAACGCTGAAGGTGTAAAGACGGAAGTGTTGAGCGAAAACATGGAAGGTGAAACGGCTTTCTATTTTGTCGGTAGCCAAGGGAAAGTGTATGTGGAGAAAAGTTTTGAGATGGCGAAAAGAAACGGCTATCCTAAATATTACATTTTGAAAGCGTCGATGCAAGAAGGTGAACCGCAATTGTGGTCGCCCACGGTATCGAGATTGGCCGAAATGTACCTGAATAAAGCAGAAGCTTATGCCAAATTGGGCGATACGCAACAGGCTTTAGATAATGTAAACATCATCCGTGAAAGAGCTGGGATTTCCATGTACAACGGCCTTTCTGATTTGAAAGAAGGCCAAAATGTATTGGAAGCCGTGCTTCAAGAACGTCGTTTGGAATTGGCTTTCGAAGGACACAGAAAGTTTGATGTGTTCAGAAACAACATGACAATGGACAGGCATTATCCGGGAACACACCTGAATGGCAATGACCCGTATTACGAAGTGTTGCCCAATGATCCGCGGGTGATTGAGTTCATTCCGGAAAGTCAAATTGCGGTGCAACCTTCTTTAATCCAGAATGACTGATTCGAGAATGGTTTTTATTCAAGCATTTTTATTCTCCTGTCTGACACTCTTTTTTTCGTGTAAAGAAGAAGTGCAGAAAGAGCCCGAAACCGACCTGCCCTTTGTCGTAGATTTGGGAGGAAACAGTTGGGTTGTCGATAATATCGCATCCGGAATGGTTTCTTCTGAGGGAATTAAGGATTGGCGAAAAGCCGATGAGATTATAGAGACTTACGTAAAATTGAACCGTGCAGGAAGCCTCGACCTGGCCTTGAAAGGTCGGGTGCTTTCTGGCGAAAGCAAGCTCGAAATAAGTGTCGAAGGCCAAACACGAACAGTGATTTTGAACAACACCGATTTGGAAACAGTATCGGTGGGTTCATTTGAGATTCCGAAGGCGGGTTATTATGCTCTACGCCTCAAAGGTGTGGCCAAATCGTCTGCCACATTTGCCGAGATCAAGTCTTTCAAATTGGGCGGAACGGCCACGGAAGAGGGCATTACTTGTGTAAAGGATGATTTCTATTTTGGACGAAGAGGGCCTTCGGTGCATTTGAGGTATCCTTTTGATGAGTCGGAAGACATCGAATATTTCTATTCTGAAATCGAGGTGCCTGAAGAACAAGATGTGATTGGCTCGTATTTTATGGCCAACGGTTTCGGAGAAGGGTACTTCGGCATGCAAGTGAATTCGGAAACAGAGCGAAGGGTTTTGTTTTCGGTTTGGAGCCCGTACCAAACAGATAACCCCGGAGATATTCCTGAAGATTACCGCATCGAATTGCTAAAGAAGGGAGAAGGGGTGCACGCAGGCGAATTTGGCAACGAAGGCTCCGGTGGCCAAAGCTATTTGGTTTTCCCATGGAAGGCAGGAGAAACGTATAAGTTCTTGCTCCGAGGTAGGCCCGTTTCGGCAGATGATACGGAATATACGGCCTATTTCTATGCTTCTGAAAAGGGAGCATGGCAATTGATTGCCCAATTTCGTAGGCCCCATACCCATACCTACCTTACCCATTTGTATTCCTTTTTGGAGAACTTCAATACTGAAACAGGGAATATCAGCCGATACGCTTGGTATAAAAACCAATGGGCGAAAACGAAAGAAGGGCAATGGATTGAGTTGAAAGAGGCTCAGTTTACCGCAGATGCGACGGCCAAGAAACAAGCTCGCCTCGATTATTCTGGGGGAGTGGGCTCAAAGGGTTTTTATCTGAAGAATTGTGGCTTTTTCAATGACAACACTGAAATGGGCTCAATGTTTACAAGAGAAGCACTAAATACACATCCGTTAATTAATCTAGAGTAAAATAGATAGGTTTTTGATTGAAAAGGCCTCGGAATAACCGAGGCTCTTTTTTTGTTTATTTCGATCGAAATGAAATCGTTTCGCTTTGCTTATACCCTATACGCATGGCTGTGGTTTCGTATTCTCCTTTTTCCAATTCCACGGGTTTGGTATACACTTCCCATCGGTTGGCCCCTTTTTTGCGGTAAGCAATGGAGGCTCCAGGGGTTTGGCAAGCAATTTTGGTGAGGTTTTCGGCAGCATACACTAGCGGCGGAGCCGTAGAGGGTTGATGATCTTCCCCATTCCACATGTTTTTGAGCATTTCGGTTTCGGGAATAGCCCCCAAATCTTGGGTATCGAAAGTCCAATTGTCTAAGGCTTGCCGCAACTCGATCAATTTGGCTGCATAGGCGGGATCTTCTGCAAGATTATGCAACTGGAACGGATCTTTTTTCCAGTCGTATAATTCCTCTGCGGGTTTGGTGGGTTTAAACCACATGTCCTGCACGGCGTTGAGTTCGCCTTTTTCGTGCATTTCCAAAAGCATTGTCATCGTGTTTATCCCCTTCCTGTATTTGATGTCCATATACAAGGGTTTTTCGGGATGGTAGTTTTTTACATAGATATACTGCCGATCGTAGGCCGAACGAACACGGTCGAATTCTGAATCTACACGGTCTCGGGCTCCGAAAATATAATGGTGTGGTCGAGCAACAAATTCACCCAAAAAGGCTCTCCCTTGCATTTGGCTCGGAGTGGGAATGCCCGCCAAAGACAGTACAGTTGGACCAAAATCGATGGCCGAAATCAGACGGTCGTCGCGTGTGCCTGCTCCTTTTCCGTCGGGAAAACGCACAATGAGCGGGATTTGCATGCCACGAGAATACACTTCTCTTTTATAAAAGGGAAGGCCATCGCCGTGATCTGTCCAAAAGAAAATGATGGTCTTGTCCATTAGCCCATCGGCTTCGAGTTTAGCCAAAAGTTCGCCAATTTGATCATCCAGTTCAGAGACGTTACTGTATTGACGGGCCACATCGGTGCGAGTAATTTCATTGTCTGGGTAAAAGGGCGGCAAGGGAACCGTTTTCGGGTCTACACGCATTTTATGATCCGCTCTGGCCCAGATCTGACTTTCGTGCGTTGTGGTATAATTCACCACAGTGAAGAAGGGTCGATCATTCTCGCGGCCACGCCAATCGGCAGTTTTGCTGACCTCGTCCCAAACTGTAGGTGGAGCCGTGAACTGATAGTCGGTTTTCACTTGATTGGTTGTATAATAGCCCTCAGCCCTCAGGTATTCTGGAAAGCATTTCACTTCGGGCGGAGGCACCGAATTGTACATTTCGGGTAGGCCAATGCCGCTGTAAATGTTCATGGTTCGCATGTTTTGCCCCCCGTTGCTCGTTTGATATCGTCCTGTAATAATGGCATTTCGGCTTGGAGAGCACACACCGGCAGAGGTGAACACATTGTCGTACACGATGCCCTCTTTTGCCAAGCGGTCGATGTTTGGCGTGGAAACGGTATTGTCGCCGTAAGCGGCCAATCGCGGACTCAGGTCTTCTACCGAAATCCAAAGGATGTTCGGTTTTTGTTGGGCATGGCCCACCGCGGTAAACAGCAGCAGTAAGGCCGATATTTTAAAGAGAAGTCTTTTCTTTTTCATAAGGCTAGGCAATTTGAACGGCATTTTTTTCAGCGATGAGTGCGAGTTCCATGGCCAGAAAGCAATGGTCTTGTGTCATTGCGGTTTCTGTGCGGTTGAGTACGTCGTCTACAATTTGTGTACCGTAGGGCAAATCTACATCGTCGCAGTTCATGTATATAGTTTCTTTTTGGTTGACCAAGTACAGGTTGTTTCCGCCTTTGTCTGTGGCCAGGTTTGTGTATTTACGCAGTTCGATAAAGCCTTCAGTACCGATGACAGTCAATCGGCCATCTCCCCAGGTATCGAGCCCGTCTGGCGTAAACCAGTCGACACGCACATAGCCCGAGCCCTTGTTTCCTCGGACCATGGCATCGCCAAAATCTTCAAAACCGGCGTGCTCTTTGTGGTTGAAGTTCCCAACTTGTGAAGCCAAAACCTGAGCTTCCGTCGAATTGGTGAAATGCAAAAATTGATCGAATTGATGCGAAGCAATATCGGTAATTATGCCACCGACCTGTTCCATATCGAAAAACCAATCAGGTCTGCTTTCCGGACGCATACGGTGTGGCCCAAGTCCAACGGTCTGAATCACGCGTCCGATCGCTCCGCTGTATACCAATTCACTGGCTTTTACAGTGGCCTTGTTGCCCAATCTTTCACTGTACATGATCGAGAAAATACGTCCCGTTTCTTTTTGTACTTTTCGGGCTTCTGCAAGTTGCTCCAATGTGGTGATGCCCGGCTTGTCGGCCATATAGTCTTTTCCGGCTTTCATCACACGAATGCCCAAGGGTGCCCTGTCTTTCGGAATGCCCGCACTCAATACGAGTTTCACTTCGGGGTCGTTTAGAATTTCTTCTTCGCTTCGGGCTTGTTTGGCTTCGGGATAGCGTTTGGCAAAAGCCTGATTCAGCTCAGCTTCTTTGGCAAAGAAATATTTCATTTCTCCGCCACCTTCTTTCACCGCATTGGCCATACCGTAAATATGCCCGTGGTTCATTCCGATTACCGCAAATTTGATGCGGCCTTTGGCAAAGCGAGTTTGCTTTTTTCCGGTAGCTTTCATTTCACGAATAGGCTGGCCGGCGGCGAAAGTGGGTACTGAGCCCATCAGGCCGATTCCGGCCGTTTGTAGGATGGAATCCTTAATGAATGATCTTCGATTGTTTTTCATATCGCTAGGGTTGATTTGATTCTTCTTCATATGTAAAGTGGAAATTTGGATTGTAAGTGTGTGATTCTTGCATAAGCTCCAGAGCTTTTTTTACGAGATCGGGATGGGCTTCGGCAAGATTTTGGGTTTCGCCAATATCGTCTTTTAGATTGTAAAGTTCGATATGTGTTTTTTCGGGATTGTTCACATTTAGTTTAATACATTTCCAATCGTCGAATAAAACAGCTTGCTTTCCGCCCTGTTCCAGGAATTCCCAATAGAGATAATCGTGGGCGGCTTGTTCTTTCTCTTCAAGGGTGGGCAAAAAAGAAAGGCCATCGGTGTTCTCGGGAGCGGGGATGTCTAACAATTCGCATACCGTGGGTAGGAAATCCCAAAAAGCGGACACATGATCTGTAACTGTGTTTGGTTTAATGTGGCCTTTCCATGAGGCAATGAAGGGTTCGCGAATTCCACCTTCGTACAAATCGCGTTTGTATCCTCTTAAAGGCCCGTTGCTGTCAAAATAGTCTGGGTCCGCTCCGCCTTCCAGATGCGGGCCATTGTCTGAAGTGAAAATCACCAATGTGTTTTCTTCCAAACCCAAGGCCTTCAATTTATCCATGACTTCACCGACTTGGCGATCCAATATACCGACCATTGCAGCGAAGGCGGCATGCGATTCCTTTTGGCTGCCGTATGCTCCTTTCTTGTATCGTTCATCGCCGGGTTTTGCTCCAGAATATTCCTTTTCGGGCAAGTATTTTCCACGATACGGCTCCATTTCTTTGTTTGGCGTTCTCAACTCTGCATGCGGAATTGTAGTGGGATAATAAAGAAAGAATGGCCGATCCTTGTTGTCTTCTATAAATTGTAGGGCTTTTGCATGGATCAGATCGGGAGCATATTCTTGCTCCAAGCTATCGGCATTGCCCTTTAACATGACCTTCGTTTGGTTTTCCCAAAGATGGTAGGGGAAATAATTGTGTGCCAAACTTTGGCAATTGTAACCAAAGAATTCGTCGAAACCTTGAAAGTTCGGATCGCCTTCAGACCCGGGGAAACCCAGACCCCATTTGCCAAATGCCCCAGTGGTATAGCCATTTTCTTTCAATATTTCGGCTACTGTCACAGCTTCCGAGTCTATCGGGAATTGGCCTTCGGGTTTTACGCCTTTGTTGCCGCGAATATAAGTATGCCCTGTATGCAAGCCGGTCATCAAGGCCGAACGCGAAGGAGCACAAACCGTAGTGCCTGCGTAATGCCGGGTAAAGAGCATTCCGCTTTTGGCTAGCTTGTCGATATGAGGTGTTTCGAAATGCGATTGGCCGAGTGCTCCAATGTCGCCGTAGCCCAAATCATCGGCCAAAATATAAACAATGTTTGTGTGTGTTTTTTGCGTTGTCTCTGTGGGCTGGCAGGCTTGCATTGCCACAAGCCATAAGCCCAGCCAGATGAGTTTTTTAAATTGCATTCTAAAGGGGTTGAATAAACCCTAGCAAATTACGCAATCCGTTGCAATCGATGAAATTTTTCGTTAAAGATGTAAAATGGTTCGAATTGGGCTATCAGTCGAGTTGCATTCTTAAGCCAAAAAACAAGCGTCTTCTCTGGTTTGGGGCGAAGACATTCGAGGGGTCAAAACTTAAAGCATAAGGATTGTTTTCAGTGGCCAGAATATCGCCGTGGGTATCGTATTCAACTTGTTTGTCGAATGGGTCGAATGGACGGGCAATGCTGTTCTTCGGAGGCGTATAATTGAGGAGGTTTTTTACGCCAAAATAAATTTCCCAGTTTTTGGAAGATTGGCCGTAGGTGATTTGAATATTCTGAATACTCCACCAAGGCGAATACTCGGGACGAGGATCTAAATCGCCGAGTAGCGGTAACTTCATCGGACTGTATAGATTTCCTGTGTAGTCGACTTTGGCATGCACACGCCGAATGGGGAAACCCAAGCCCCAAGTACTTTGGAAATGCTCGGAAAGAAGTGGCCTGATTTTCTCTCCGTTTTGTGTCATGGTGTTGTCGAGTAGGGTAAAGCCTGCATTGAGGTAAATGCCGGAAGCATGCTTGTAATCCAAATTCCCGGAAATGCCTTGCGAAAGGGCGTGGCCATTCAGGTTTCGGTAAATTATTTCTTGTACATCGGTGCTGTAATCTGGCGAAATCCTGTTTGTGAAATAGGTGTAAAAGGCACTGAGATCGAGCCCAAGGAAGCTTTCGCCGTTCAAAGCAATTTTTGTCATATAATTGAGGTTGACATTCATGCTCTTTTCAGGTTTCAGGGTTTCCTCGATCACAACTTTTCGGGCTCCTGTCAATGCCGCATGATCTTCTGTGAAAATATTGACTACCCGAAAGCCTGTGCCTGCGTTCAAACGAATGGTTTGTCCTTGTTTTGGGCTGTATTTTAAGGCAATTCGCGGTGTATGAATACCGCCATGAATAGGGTGGATGTCGAAGCGATAACCAAAAAGCCCAGTAAATTTCGGATTGATTTTCAGTTCATCTTGAATGAAAATGCCCGGAAGCGGTGTGATCGATGGCTTGTTGACATTCAAGTCGTTTGGGCTGGCAGTAGCTGGGGTGTCGTCGTCATAATGGGTGTAACGCATGGCCAGCCCGCCCAACAATTGGTGAGATCCCAAATGCTTGTTCCACAGCAATTGCCCGAAACCGATATCTTGTTTGGCGTGAAAGGGAACTTGGCCATAAAACGAGTTTTGAATATGCCGATTGAGTGAAAAGGAAAGTTGCAGATCACGGTTATGGGTAAGAATGTATTGGCCCAAGAGTTCCCATCGGGTGGTGTAGATGCTTTCGCCGTAAACGCTGTCGGTTCCGCGAAAGCTTTTGTTCCAATTCATTTCGCCGCCCCAACGGTCTTCATAGAAAAAACGGGCAGCTAGCGATAAGGGTGGAATTTTACTTTTCCCAATTGTCCATTTTTGAAATACGGAAATGCGTTTTTGTAGAGTTAAATCGGTGAAATGATCCCCATTCAAATCTTTTGGAAAGGAATAATTGAAATAATTGATGCCTGTCAATACTTTGGCCATTTTTCCTATTTGAGCTTTTTGACCAATATCGATGTTGAACTCACCCCATGTGTTGCCGTTGGCATTGAAAGAGATTTTTGGAGCTTTTTCGGGTGTTTTCGTGATGATGTTGATCAGTCCACCGACTGCCTCGCTACCGTATAGAGAAGAAGCAGGGCCCTTTACGATTTCCATACGTTCGATCATGGAGTTGGGAATGCCGCTCAAACCATAGACTGTCGAAAGGCCACTTACAATGGGCATGCCATCCAAAAGTACCATGGTGTAGGGCCCTTCAAGACCGTTGACGTGTATATCGCCAGTGTTGCAGACATTGCAATTGACCTGTGGCCGCACGCCATTCACATTTTGCAGTGCACTGAATACATTGCTGGTGGGGTTGCGGGCAAAAAATTGTGGGGTATAAATTTCGACAGGCACGGGCGAGTCTAGCCGCGAAACGGGATTGAGGGTTCCTGAAACGACAACCTCTTCGAAAATTTGGTTGTCGTGGCTCAGTACGAAGACTTGTGTTTGAGTTTTTTCCGAAACTGGGAAATCCTTTTTCGCAAAGCCCAAAGCAGAAATGCTGATCTCCTCGCCCTGAATACCCTCTAAGGGAAGGCTGAAGAAACCCTGTTCGTTGCTTTGCGTGCCTTTTGTGGTTCCTTTGATGAAGACCGTGACAAAGGGTATACCCTCGCCCTTTTCATCTTGTACTTGCCCTTGTATAAACTGGGCAAGAGAAGTGAACGGAATGAGAAGGCTGATTATAAGGTATATATAGTATTTCAAAGTATTGCTAAAATTTATTGCATACAAATATAAACTAAATTTTAGATAAGTCTAAAATATTATTTAGAATATATTTAATCAATTGTTGCATAGCATACTTTGACAAGGGAAGGCCTAGAAGAGCAGAGTACGGCTCTAGTCGGCGATGTAAGGCAGATTCAAAGAAAAAAGCTATAATTGTGAATCAATCTTTGTGTTATTCCAAAGTATTTAAGATATTTGCAGCCCAATTGAGTGTTCGTTTCGGGAAAACGAAAGAAAATAAACAAGAGAGATTATGTCAAAGGTTTGCCAAATCACAGGAAAAAGAACAAGAGTGGGTAACAACGTTTCTCACGCGAACAATAAAACAAAGCGTAAATTCTATCCGAATCTTCAGAAAAAGAAGTTTTTCTTGGAGTCTGAAGGTGTATGGGTTGAATTGAAAGTGTCGACAAAAGCCATTCGTACCATTAACAAAAAAGGTTTGGATGCCACTTTACTTCAAGCGGCTCGTAAAGGCACATTGTCTTTGTAATCAAAAATATTTGTTTTCTGAGAAGGCCATTCCGAAAGGAATGGCCTTTTTTTGTTTCTTTTTCGTACACTATTTAAAATTGAGATAAAGCATGGCAGCAAAGCAGGATTATATTAATGAGGCTATAGCGTTTGTGAAAGAACAAGTGGGTGATTTTCAACCCTTAGTCGGTATAGTGTTGGGTACGGGCTTAAACGGTCTTCTGAAAGAAATCGAGGTTGAAAGGGAAATTCTTTATGCCGATATCCCCGGCTTTGT
Encoded proteins:
- a CDS encoding TonB-dependent receptor, translated to MKYYIYLIISLLIPFTSLAQFIQGQVQDEKGEGIPFVTVFIKGTTKGTQSNEQGFFSLPLEGIQGEEISISALGFAKKDFPVSEKTQTQVFVLSHDNQIFEEVVVSGTLNPVSRLDSPVPVEIYTPQFFARNPTSNVFSALQNVNGVRPQVNCNVCNTGDIHVNGLEGPYTMVLLDGMPIVSGLSTVYGLSGIPNSMIERMEIVKGPASSLYGSEAVGGLINIITKTPEKAPKISFNANGNTWGEFNIDIGQKAQIGKMAKVLTGINYFNYSFPKDLNGDHFTDLTLQKRISVFQKWTIGKSKIPPLSLAARFFYEDRWGGEMNWNKSFRGTDSVYGESIYTTRWELLGQYILTHNRDLQLSFSLNRHIQNSFYGQVPFHAKQDIGFGQLLWNKHLGSHQLLGGLAMRYTHYDDDTPATASPNDLNVNKPSITPLPGIFIQDELKINPKFTGLFGYRFDIHPIHGGIHTPRIALKYSPKQGQTIRLNAGTGFRVVNIFTEDHAALTGARKVVIEETLKPEKSMNVNLNYMTKIALNGESFLGLDLSAFYTYFTNRISPDYSTDVQEIIYRNLNGHALSQGISGNLDYKHASGIYLNAGFTLLDNTMTQNGEKIRPLLSEHFQSTWGLGFPIRRVHAKVDYTGNLYSPMKLPLLGDLDPRPEYSPWWSIQNIQITYGQSSKNWEIYFGVKNLLNYTPPKNSIARPFDPFDKQVEYDTHGDILATENNPYALSFDPSNVFAPNQRRRLFFGLRMQLD
- the rpmB gene encoding 50S ribosomal protein L28, producing MSKVCQITGKRTRVGNNVSHANNKTKRKFYPNLQKKKFFLESEGVWVELKVSTKAIRTINKKGLDATLLQAARKGTLSL